CTGGAATGAAAACAATAAAACTCTCTCAATTGTAACTGAAGGACATCAGTTTCAGACAGCATATACTTTATTAATTGATTCTACAGTAAATGATATTAATGGAAGAAAACTTGATGGTGATTCGAATGGGATAGAAGGTGATCCTTTTGTTCTTAATTATCAAACCAATGAGGAAGACATAATTGGTCCACAAATAATATACAACTACCCTTCAGACAGCGATACAAGTATTGATATTGGATCAATTTTAACCCTTGCATTTGATGAAGAGGTTGATGCACAAACACTTTCTGCTGCAGATATAATGCTAATGAATCAAAGTTCACCTGTTAATTTTAGTTTTCAACATACTAATGCTGAAGATGGTAAAAGTATAATTTGCATTCAGCCGCTTAATTTATTTAGTCGCAGTACAAATTTTAACCTAACATTTAGTGGAGATATTGCTGATACTTTAGGAAATATTAGTGGAACACAATCACAAATTAATTTTACAACCTCCGGGTTATCATATAGTGAAATTAAAATGATAGATAATTTTACAGCTCCGGGCGATTGGAAGCAGCCGGATTACAGCGGATCAACAAAAGGAATTTTAGCTTCCGGAACTCATTTTGAATTTACCAGTTTAGTATATCTACCTGCTACATCACCAAAAAAATCTGCAAAGCTTACATATTTATGGGATGAAAATGCAAGTGACTTTTTAATTCGTGAATATTTAAATGGCGGCACACCACAGGCTGTTTACTTTGATACAAGTTACGTTTTACAAAGTTATATTTATGGTGATGGAAGTAACACACGTTTTAGATTTTGTATTGATGAATATACCGGTACAGCTTGGGGTGATCACGAAGTATCAAAATGGGTAACAATAGATTGGTACGGATGGAAATTGGTTGAATGGAAATTAAATGATCCTAATAGTGTAGGCATTTGGATTGGCGATGGAAATCTAACAGGTCAATATTTTAGAATTGATAGTTATCAATTAACTAAAACAACTGAAAGTTCAATCTCAGGTGCAATTTATTTTGATGATTTAAGAGCGGTTAAAAAAGTTGACGGTCTAGTAAGTATAAATGATGAACATAACATCATACCTGCACAATATATTCTCTCGCAGAATTATCCTAACCCATTTAACCCAATTACAAATATTCAATATGCACTACCAAATAGTCAATTTGTGTCACTTAAAGTTTATGATGTACTTGGTAATTCAGTTGCAACTTTGGTTGATGAGTATAAAACCGCAGGTACTTATATATTGACTTGGGACGCTTCTAACTTACCAAGCGGAGTTTATTTTTACAGATTAAAAACTGATACGTTCGAAGAATCAAAAAAGATGCTGTTCCTAAAGTAAATTGTGATTAGGACAGAAGATTTTATTCGAAAATCTTAATTGAATGAATACAATTACTCAATTGTAGTTATACTAAAGTAGATACTGTGTTTATAGATTGCTGATTATTTCAATGCTTCTTGTATAGCTTTTTCTACAAGAGGCTGCATTAAATTGTAACCCGCTAAGTTGGGATGAACACCATCCTCAGAGTATTCTTTTTTAAATCCATTCTGTTCATCAGCCATTGGAGTAAAATAATCCACGTAACAAATATTGTTTTTATTAGCATACTCTTTTATCCACTTATTCAGATTAATTATTTTTTGTGCTGGATTTAGCCCTGGTTTCCAGGGATAATCAAATACTGGAAGCACTGAACAAAGAATAACTTTTATATTGTTTACTTGTGCAATCTCAACCATAGATTCAATATTATCTTCAATCATTCCTAAGGTAGATGGGCCTGTATTGCCGGCAATGTCGTTAGTACCAGCTAAAATTACAACAACTTTTGGTTTAAGATTTACAACATCTGGTCTAAATCTAACTAACATTTGTGGAGTAGTCTGCCCGCTTATTCCTCTATTGATGTACCCATTACTATTAAAGAAATAGGAATTAAGTTCTTTCCAACCTTCAGTGATTGAGTTACCCATAAACACAACTCGGTTTTCATCCACGTCGGGTAATCTGATTCTTAAATTGTCTTGCTTGTATCTATTTAGATCCGCCCAATCGATATTCTGTGCAAGTAATGATTGATCCATAAGTATTAATGTTGATAGAATTAAAATGATAAATTGAAATAACTTCATACTGAACATTCCTCGTTAAATTCAAAAACTGTGTTTCAATTATAACAAGAATGTAATTACATTCAATAGAATTTTTATTGCAATTTATTTTTAGCCAGAAGTTATTTCATAAAAAAGGCGACTCTAAGAATCGCCTGAATTTAAAATTTAGCATTTAGAATTGAATTTTATTTTAGTAACACCATTTTCTTCGTTTCTACAAAATCACCAGCCTGTAACTTATAAATATAAGTTCCACTTGCAAGATTTAATCCATCAAAATTAACTTCATAAACTCCCGGAGTTTTTTCTTCATTAATTAAAGTAGCAACTTCCTGCCCAAGAATTGAATAAACTTTTAAAGTTGTAAACGCTGATTGTGGAATTGCATATCTTATTTTTGTGCTTGGGTTAAATGGGTTTGGGTAATTCGAATATAATGTGAAGGCTTCTGGTTTTAATCCTATTAATTCCTCATCAACACCCGTTACAGTAATAACTGCGGATGTTGAACCCCAATTTCTAGATGGGTTTTTATATCCTGCGTTAACAGTATAAGTTCCTGCTGAAGGAGCAGTCAAAATAAACGGATTGCTTGAAGTTGAATTATTAACAGCCACCACTGTACCAGATGAATTAACAAGTTCCCCACCAACCTTACTTGTTGTACCACTTACTGAAATTTGTACTTGGTTATTGCTTAGAACAGTTGCTGTTACAATTCCGGTCTGAGAGGTGTGACATCCTGAGCCACCACATCCAGCAGTTGTTCCATTGAAACCAGGTTCTGACTTTAAATTCGTCATTAAAAAAATCGACAAAATTATTAGCGAAATGAACAATAATCCTTTCATAGCAATTTCCTTTTTTGATAATAGTTGATAATTAGCAATTTTTATACCCATAAAAAGGTAAATATTTATACTATAAAGTAAGAATTTGTCAAAAAAGGGGCCAAATGCGGCGGATAAAAATACTATTAGATCGTAATTTATTCTGCTCTTTCTGTTAAAAAAGAGGCTTTCTCTTTAAGTGAATTTCATTTATTTAATGTTTCCAAAGTTCTCTATCAAGACTGCGATATTGGATTGCTTCGCTGATGTGCTGTGGTAAAATATTTTCTGAAGATTCAAGATCCGCAATTGTTCTACTAACTTTTAAAATTCTATCATAAGCCCTTGCAGAAAGTCCTAATTTTGTCATTGCCATTTTCAATAACTCTTCCCCCTGCTCATCAAGTTTACAAAAAGTTCTAACTTCTTTGGAGCCCATATCTCCATTGTTAAAAATATTTTTGTGATCTTTAAATCTTTGCAACTGTACATCACGTGCAGCGATAACACGAGTTCTAATATTCTCAGATTTTTCTCCAACAGATTTGGATGATAACTCTTTATACTTAACGGCTGGGACCTCAATATGTATATCAATTCTATCTAGCAAAGGTCCCGAAATTTTTGCCATGTATCTTTGAATCTGCGGAGGTGCGCATGTGCACTCTTTATTTGGATCTGTATAAAATCCGCAAGGACAAGGGTTCATTGCAGCGGCTAACATAAAGTTAGCAGGAAACTCCAACGATAGTTTTGAACGACTAACGGTTACTCTTGCATCTTCTAAAGGCTGTCTTAAAACTTCCAGCACATTTTTTTTGAACTCAGGGAGTTCATCCAAAAATAAAACTCCAAAATGCGCAAAAGATACTTCTCCAGGTTTTGGAAATGATCCCCCGCCAACTAATGCAGCATCACTAACTGTGTGGTGTGGGCTGCGAAATGGACGCTCTGTAATAATTGCTTTATGTTTAGGTAATATTCCCGCAATGGAATGAATCTTTGTAGTCTCCAATGCTTCATCAAATGTAAGTGGTGGAAGAATGGATGGTAATCTTTTTGCAAGCATTGTTTTACCGGAACCCGGAGGTCCGATCATTAAAATGTTATGAGCACCTGCTGCGGCAACTTCTAAAGCACGCTTAACATTTTCCTGTCCTTTAACATCAGAAAAATCGTGAAAATAAGAATTGATTGATGAAAATAAATCGTTTTTATCTGTTACTGTTTTTTCTGGTGATGATTCCTCATTCAAAAAAGCGATTACTTCTGTTAAACTCTCAAATCCATAAACATCAATTCCATCAACAATAGAAGCTTCATTTGCAGATTCTTTGGGTAGGATAATTCTTTTGATTCCCTTTTTCTTTGATTCAACCGCAATAGGAAGTGTGCCTTTGATATGACGCAACGTTCCATCTAATGATAACTCACCAAGAAATACTGAATCACTTAAAAATTTATCAGATACTAATTCTTCAGCAGCAAGGATTCCTATTGCGATTGCAAGATCAAATGAACTACCTTCTTTTTTGATATCGGCAGGGGCGAGATTGATTGTAAATTTTTTAAGAGGAAATTTTATATCGGAATTTTTGATTGCCGCAATAACTCTTTCGCGACTTTCTCTCACAGCATTATCGGGTAAGCCAACTATTATAAAACCGGGAATTTGCTTTTCTACATGTGTTTCAACTTCAACTAAATAAGCATCTATTCCGTAAGTTGCGCTAGTTAGTGTTTTGGATAACATAAATTAATCCAGAATATTTTTGGATTTTATTTTGAAAAATGAGGCAAGCAAATTTTACCCCAAGTTTTAACTACTCTTATATATAAAATAAATATTGTATTAAATAACCCTTACTTATAATTTCTTAAGAAATCGATTCTATCCTGCAATTGATCAACAGGAATTAATAATTTATCTTTTCCATATATCGCATCTTGTCTGTTTGAAAAAGCTAACTCATAATCTTTACTCATAACAATTGCTTCTTCGGGACAAACTTCTTCACAAAATCCACAGAAGATGCAGCGCAACATATTAATTTCAAATCGTTCGGGATATCTTTCCTTTTCTTTTTCAGTTTCAGCAGCCTGAACTTCTATTGCAAGAGCTGGGCAAACTCTTGAACACAATCCGCAAGCAACACATCTTTCATCCCCATTTTTTTCTTGTACGAGTACAGGTCTGCCTCGATAGGACTGTGGTGGAATAAATTTTTCTTCCGGATATTCCATTGTAAACTTTGGTTTGAACATAGTTCTTAGAGTAAGCGACATTCCTTTTACAATTTCAGGAATGTAAATCTTTTCCATAAAAGTTAAATCCTTAATTCTTTTCTTTTCGGGTATTTTATTACCTGACATCAAAACTCCTATTAATATTTTCTTTATTCACAGACAAACAATATTAAATTATAATTTAAAGATCATTATTAAAATAGCAACCCAAAGTATATTAAATAATGAGAGCGGGAACATTACCTTCCAACCTAAATTCATAAGTTGATCGTATCTAAATCTTGGAATACTCCATCTTACCCAGATGAAGAAAAATAATAGCGCCCCGACTTTTACAAAAAATCCAGAAACTTGTAAAGCAAGGACTAAACCTGAGGGCAATCCTAAGGTTTCAATGTAAGGGAATTGCCATCCACCTAAATACAAAGTTACGATTAAAGTGCTAGCAACAAGCATATTTGCATATTCAGCTAAAAAGAAAGCTGCAAATTTCATACTGCTATATTCAGTGTGATAGCCGCCAACAAGCTCCGGCTCAGCTTCAGGTAAATCAAATGGTAATCTATTTGTTTCTGCAAATGCTGAAACAAGAAAAGTAATAAATCCAATTGGCTGAATTATTGCGTTCCACAATGGAATAAAGCCTAGAATATAGCCTCCTTGTGATTCAACAATTGCCATCGGTCTTAAAGATTCTGCTAAAAGAATTACTCCACCAACTGAAAATCCCATTGAGATTTCATATGAAATCATTTGTGCGGATGAACGCACGCCGCCGAGAAGTGAATATTTGCTGCCGGATGACCACCCAGCAAAAGTTATTGCATAAACTCCAATAGATGTTAAAGCTAATATATAGAGTATTCCGATATTTACATCTGCTATAACCATTGGAATTTGATAACCCGCAATTGTTATTCCTGGTCCGATTGGAATAACCGCATAAGTTGTAAAGGCAACAAACAAAGCAATCATCGGAGCAAGTGTGTGGATTTTTTTATTTGCTACATCGGGAACAATATCTTCTTTAAATAAAAGTTTAAATACATCTGCAAAAGATTGTAGGGCCCCATGCCAGCCAACTCGATTTGGTCCTAATCGGTTTTGTGCCCATGCACTTATTTTTCTCTCAAAGTAAACAAGATAAGCTGCTGTCATTAACATCATCACAAGTACAATTACAATTCGTATTAATAAAAAATTGTAAAAGCTAATGACTGACCACAAAAAATTTAAGATTGCATCCATTAAAATTATATTCCTTATAACCTAAATTTTTACAGCAGATTTTGAATCTACTGATTTTAATTGCACACCGAGTTCGCCGAGTTCATCGTAATTTGAACCTTTAAATGATTCAATCGAATTTGTAGCATCCATAAACACTTCTTCAGCTATATTATATTTTAATTTTTGTCCCATTGCTGAAGCTAATCCAACTAATATTTTCCAGCTTGATCTCGCATCAAAATGTTTGCCTTGTGCCCAACGATCAAACTTAGTTCCAAACTTATCTAAACGACTAAGCGACATTCCTTCCAACGCACGATCAACATCAAGTGTTGCAACGGCGGGACGAATTCGCTGTGCTCTTCCGGTAAAGTTTACAAATGTTCCATTTTTCTCTGCGTAAGTCGCCGCCGGGAAAACAATATCAGCAAGTGCAGCAGTTTTATTAAAGTTTGTTGCATTAATTATTAATAAATCTAATTTTGCTAACACGTTTTCAAGTTCGGGACTATCATTTAAAATATCGTCTTCTATAATATAAAGTGCTTTTATTTTTCCTTCTCGGATTGCTTTAACAATCCCATTAAAATTAAAACCATTTTTAGACGGTGAAACACCAGCTAATTCTGCTCCTTTAGTATTTGGAGTAACATCTTTATTCCTTAAAATATCATCACCAAAAGATGGATTAATATGACGTACAAAATCTAAATGTCCCGTTCCAACAATAGATTTAGCAAACTTAGCAGCAACAAAATTATCTTCAACAGTTGCAAAAGCTGAGCCAAGTACAGCAACTTCATCTTTACTAAAAGATTTTAATTGTGATGCTGCTTTTGCAAAAGCTTCATCCCAGCCAACTTTGATCAAGCTACCTTCAACTCTAATATGCGGACCGTCAACTCTATCATCTGAGTTTACAAATTTAAATGTGTTTAATCTTCCGTGGTCGCACATCCAATAGCTGTTTACTTCTTCATTATACTTTGGAACTAATCTTAGAATTTCATTATTTCTTGTCCAAACTTCAATGTTGCAACCGCGTGCACATCCATTACAAATAGAGTTTGTATGTGCCATATCCCAAACGCGAGCTTTAAATCTAAAATCACGATTTGTTAATGCACCAACCGGACAAATATCAACAACATTAATCGAATAAGGATTATCAAGCTGTTCACCGGGAGAAGTTGTAATTGTAACTCTATCACCGCGCTGAACAAATGTAAGCTCGGGATCTTTTGCAATCTCATCACAAAATCGAATACAGCGAGAGCAAGAAATACATCTGTCTCCATCAAACATTACATGTGGACCCAGCTCCACACGTTTATCTTTATGATTTTTTGTTTCTACAAATCTACTTTCGCCTGTGCTGTGCTGATATGAATAATCTTGAAGTTTGCACTCGCCTGCTTCATCACAAATTGGGCAATCAAGTGGATGATTGATAAGAAAAAATTCCATTACGGCATTACGTGCAGAAATCGCTTTATCTGATTCCATATGCACAACCATTCCTTCTGCGGCTACAGTTGAACAAGCAATTACAAGCTTTGGCATTTTTTCAACTTCAACCAAACACATTCTGCAATTACCTGAAACAGATAATTCAGGATGCCAGCAGAAATGGGGTATTTCAATTCCATTATCTCTTGCTGCTTCAATGATGGTTTGACCTGGTTTGAACTCTATTTCTTTTCCATCAATATTAAATTTGGACATAATCTACTCTGAATTTTTAAGCTGCTTTTTTAATTAAATTATCTTTTGAACAAATAACAATTCTACTTAAAGTATTTTCATCCAAAACTTCTTTAGAAAGTTTTAATAAATCCTCAGCATTAACCGAATCTATTTTAACAAGTATTTCTTCAATCGGAATAATTTTACCGTAATGCAAAATTGAATTTGCTAATCTTATCATTCTATTAGTCGTACTTTCAAGGCTCATAAGCGTGTTGCCTTTGATGTACTCTTTAACTCTTTTTAATTCTTTTGGTTTTACTTCAATGTTTCTCAACTTTTTAAACTCACGATGAACAATTTCGTTTACCTTGTCTGCTTGTTTTTCATTTGTTGAGAAATAAACCCCAAAGCCCGAAACATCTAAATAAGAATTTAAAAAAGTATTTATTTGATAAGTCATTCCAAGTTTTTCTCTAACAGCTTGAAAAAGTCTTGATGAACTTCCATCACCAAGTAAGGTAGAAAGAACTTTTAATTTATGTCTACGCGAATCATTAAATCCATAAGTTGTTCTTCCAATTATGGTGTGAACCTGTTGAATTTCTTTATCAATTATTACTTCACTTGTTGTGGGCTTAACAAAGTTTTTTCTTTTTTGGTTAGATGTTGTTCGCTTCCCTTTAAAATATTTTTCAGCAAGCTTAACAGCTTCATCGTGTTCGATTGCACCTGAAACTGCAATCATTAAATTGTCTAATCTATAATTTGCTTTATGAAATTGATGCAGAATATTTGAGTTGTAGGAAAGAATATTTTTTTCCGTCCCGATTATCGGATAACTAAGGCTGTGTCCATTAAAAATTGATTCTTCAAACTTATCAAATATTAATTCTTCTGGATTGTCATCAATATCTTTTAACTCATCAATTACAACACCTGCTTCTTTTTTGATATGAAAATTTTTAAAAACAGGATTTTGAACCATATCAGAAAGTACAGCAAAAGTTTTCTTGAAATTTTCAGATAATCCTCTGCCGTAATAACAAGTTTGTTCTTTGGAGGTGAAAGCGTTTAAGTAACCACCATAAGATTCAATCTCATCAGAAATTTGTTTTGCGGTACGAGTTTTTGTTCCCTTAAAAAGCATATGCTCGATGAAATGTGAAATTCCATTATTGCGTAAATTTTCATCGCGAGCCCCGATATTAAACCAAAATCCAAGCGAAAAAGATTTTAAATAAGGAATGAATTCCGATACAACTTTTACACCATTTGAAAGCGTCGTTACTTTACAATTATCCACAATTTCTATCTATTAATAATGAATTAAATGAGGTTCAAATATAGATAAAGAGGTTAAGTCAATCAAGAAAGGAAAAAGAGGAATTGTTAAATATAATAGTCATTTCGAACCCGACTTTTGTCGGTGAGAAATCTTAGATAATTTACAAATTAGATTTCTCTCTTCGTTCGAAATGACTAAAA
The window above is part of the Ignavibacteriales bacterium genome. Proteins encoded here:
- a CDS encoding T9SS type A sorting domain-containing protein, whose amino-acid sequence is MTNLKSEPGFNGTTAGCGGSGCHTSQTGIVTATVLSNNQVQISVSGTTSKVGGELVNSSGTVVAVNNSTSSNPFILTAPSAGTYTVNAGYKNPSRNWGSTSAVITVTGVDEELIGLKPEAFTLYSNYPNPFNPSTKIRYAIPQSAFTTLKVYSILGQEVATLINEEKTPGVYEVNFDGLNLASGTYIYKLQAGDFVETKKMVLLK
- the nuoI gene encoding NADH-quinone oxidoreductase subunit NuoI, whose translation is MSGNKIPEKKRIKDLTFMEKIYIPEIVKGMSLTLRTMFKPKFTMEYPEEKFIPPQSYRGRPVLVQEKNGDERCVACGLCSRVCPALAIEVQAAETEKEKERYPERFEINMLRCIFCGFCEEVCPEEAIVMSKDYELAFSNRQDAIYGKDKLLIPVDQLQDRIDFLRNYK
- a CDS encoding YifB family Mg chelatase-like AAA ATPase; amino-acid sequence: MLSKTLTSATYGIDAYLVEVETHVEKQIPGFIIVGLPDNAVRESRERVIAAIKNSDIKFPLKKFTINLAPADIKKEGSSFDLAIAIGILAAEELVSDKFLSDSVFLGELSLDGTLRHIKGTLPIAVESKKKGIKRIILPKESANEASIVDGIDVYGFESLTEVIAFLNEESSPEKTVTDKNDLFSSINSYFHDFSDVKGQENVKRALEVAAAGAHNILMIGPPGSGKTMLAKRLPSILPPLTFDEALETTKIHSIAGILPKHKAIITERPFRSPHHTVSDAALVGGGSFPKPGEVSFAHFGVLFLDELPEFKKNVLEVLRQPLEDARVTVSRSKLSLEFPANFMLAAAMNPCPCGFYTDPNKECTCAPPQIQRYMAKISGPLLDRIDIHIEVPAVKYKELSSKSVGEKSENIRTRVIAARDVQLQRFKDHKNIFNNGDMGSKEVRTFCKLDEQGEELLKMAMTKLGLSARAYDRILKVSRTIADLESSENILPQHISEAIQYRSLDRELWKH
- a CDS encoding insulinase family protein — its product is MDNCKVTTLSNGVKVVSEFIPYLKSFSLGFWFNIGARDENLRNNGISHFIEHMLFKGTKTRTAKQISDEIESYGGYLNAFTSKEQTCYYGRGLSENFKKTFAVLSDMVQNPVFKNFHIKKEAGVVIDELKDIDDNPEELIFDKFEESIFNGHSLSYPIIGTEKNILSYNSNILHQFHKANYRLDNLMIAVSGAIEHDEAVKLAEKYFKGKRTTSNQKRKNFVKPTTSEVIIDKEIQQVHTIIGRTTYGFNDSRRHKLKVLSTLLGDGSSSRLFQAVREKLGMTYQINTFLNSYLDVSGFGVYFSTNEKQADKVNEIVHREFKKLRNIEVKPKELKRVKEYIKGNTLMSLESTTNRMIRLANSILHYGKIIPIEEILVKIDSVNAEDLLKLSKEVLDENTLSRIVICSKDNLIKKAA
- the nuoH gene encoding NADH-quinone oxidoreductase subunit NuoH — translated: MDAILNFLWSVISFYNFLLIRIVIVLVMMLMTAAYLVYFERKISAWAQNRLGPNRVGWHGALQSFADVFKLLFKEDIVPDVANKKIHTLAPMIALFVAFTTYAVIPIGPGITIAGYQIPMVIADVNIGILYILALTSIGVYAITFAGWSSGSKYSLLGGVRSSAQMISYEISMGFSVGGVILLAESLRPMAIVESQGGYILGFIPLWNAIIQPIGFITFLVSAFAETNRLPFDLPEAEPELVGGYHTEYSSMKFAAFFLAEYANMLVASTLIVTLYLGGWQFPYIETLGLPSGLVLALQVSGFFVKVGALLFFFIWVRWSIPRFRYDQLMNLGWKVMFPLSLFNILWVAILIMIFKL
- a CDS encoding molybdopterin-dependent oxidoreductase, with translation MSKFNIDGKEIEFKPGQTIIEAARDNGIEIPHFCWHPELSVSGNCRMCLVEVEKMPKLVIACSTVAAEGMVVHMESDKAISARNAVMEFFLINHPLDCPICDEAGECKLQDYSYQHSTGESRFVETKNHKDKRVELGPHVMFDGDRCISCSRCIRFCDEIAKDPELTFVQRGDRVTITTSPGEQLDNPYSINVVDICPVGALTNRDFRFKARVWDMAHTNSICNGCARGCNIEVWTRNNEILRLVPKYNEEVNSYWMCDHGRLNTFKFVNSDDRVDGPHIRVEGSLIKVGWDEAFAKAASQLKSFSKDEVAVLGSAFATVEDNFVAAKFAKSIVGTGHLDFVRHINPSFGDDILRNKDVTPNTKGAELAGVSPSKNGFNFNGIVKAIREGKIKALYIIEDDILNDSPELENVLAKLDLLIINATNFNKTAALADIVFPAATYAEKNGTFVNFTGRAQRIRPAVATLDVDRALEGMSLSRLDKFGTKFDRWAQGKHFDARSSWKILVGLASAMGQKLKYNIAEEVFMDATNSIESFKGSNYDELGELGVQLKSVDSKSAVKI
- a CDS encoding SGNH/GDSL hydrolase family protein produces the protein MFSMKLFQFIILILSTLILMDQSLLAQNIDWADLNRYKQDNLRIRLPDVDENRVVFMGNSITEGWKELNSYFFNSNGYINRGISGQTTPQMLVRFRPDVVNLKPKVVVILAGTNDIAGNTGPSTLGMIEDNIESMVEIAQVNNIKVILCSVLPVFDYPWKPGLNPAQKIINLNKWIKEYANKNNICYVDYFTPMADEQNGFKKEYSEDGVHPNLAGYNLMQPLVEKAIQEALK